A part of Limihaloglobus sulfuriphilus genomic DNA contains:
- a CDS encoding bifunctional 4-hydroxy-2-oxoglutarate aldolase/2-dehydro-3-deoxy-phosphogluconate aldolase → MAFHKRLDVLSTMKKTGLIPVFYNSDFETVKNIALACADGGAKAVEFTNRGDRAVDVFRQLCVFRDQQRPDLILGVGSICDAPTAAMYISAGADFVVGPLLDEETAKLCNKRKIPYSPGCGSVTEIHKAHELGVEICKVFPGAQVGGPAFVKAVTGPCPWTEIMPTGGVSPTEESLKEWFDAGIVCAGMGSKLITEELVKNRDWAAITANVRETIELINKVRGE, encoded by the coding sequence ATGGCATTTCACAAAAGATTGGACGTGCTTTCAACAATGAAAAAAACTGGTCTGATCCCGGTATTTTACAACAGTGATTTTGAAACAGTCAAGAATATTGCTCTGGCCTGTGCTGACGGCGGCGCAAAAGCGGTAGAATTTACAAACCGCGGCGACAGAGCTGTCGATGTTTTCCGGCAGTTATGCGTCTTTCGTGATCAGCAAAGGCCCGATCTGATACTTGGTGTCGGCAGTATCTGCGATGCACCGACCGCCGCTATGTATATTTCTGCCGGCGCTGATTTTGTTGTTGGGCCGCTGCTTGATGAGGAAACCGCTAAATTGTGCAACAAACGCAAAATACCCTATTCTCCCGGCTGCGGTTCTGTGACCGAGATACACAAGGCCCACGAACTGGGTGTCGAGATATGCAAGGTTTTTCCCGGGGCCCAGGTGGGCGGCCCTGCATTCGTTAAGGCCGTTACCGGCCCGTGCCCGTGGACTGAGATTATGCCCACAGGGGGTGTCTCACCGACCGAAGAAAGTCTCAAAGAATGGTTTGACGCGGGAATTGTATGTGCAGGGATGGGATCGAAGCTCATTACAGAAGAGCTTGTAAAAAACCGTGACTGGGCGGCAATTACAGCAAATGTCAGGGAAACAATTGAACTTATAAACAAGGTAAGAGGCGAATAA
- a CDS encoding sugar kinase, with amino-acid sequence MALKLKSEKECRYDILSLGEVMIRLDPGDDRIHTARHFKVWEGGGEYNVARGLKRCFGKRAAVVTAVADNPVGRLLEDLMYQGGVSLEYVKWLPFDGIGRDVRVGLNFTEKGFGVRAAKGCSDRGHSAASQLKKGDIDWDSIFGKDGVRWFHTGGIFAALSETTPDAVVEAVKTAKKYGTIVSYDLNYRPSLWKSIGGKVKAQQVNRSIATYIDVMMGNEEDFTACLGLDVAGLDKHISKIDPGNFKKMILEAVKQFPNFQAVATTLRNAKTAGINDWGAILYVDGNFHEALLRENLEIYDRVGGGDSFASGLIYGLMEGRSGDEAVNYGAAHGALAMTTPGDTTTASLEEVEKVMAGGTARVDR; translated from the coding sequence ATGGCTTTAAAACTCAAATCTGAAAAGGAATGCAGATACGATATACTTTCACTCGGCGAGGTTATGATACGTCTCGATCCCGGTGATGATCGGATACACACTGCCAGGCACTTCAAAGTATGGGAAGGGGGTGGCGAATATAATGTTGCCAGGGGACTCAAGCGGTGTTTTGGCAAACGTGCGGCGGTTGTAACCGCTGTTGCCGATAATCCTGTGGGCCGCTTGTTAGAGGATTTGATGTACCAGGGCGGGGTTTCGCTTGAATACGTCAAATGGCTTCCGTTTGACGGAATAGGCCGTGATGTACGCGTCGGCCTTAACTTCACCGAGAAGGGCTTTGGTGTTCGTGCGGCAAAGGGCTGCAGTGACCGCGGCCATTCTGCGGCTTCACAGCTCAAGAAAGGCGATATCGACTGGGATTCAATTTTCGGTAAAGATGGTGTCCGATGGTTTCATACCGGCGGCATATTCGCGGCTCTCTCAGAGACAACCCCTGATGCCGTCGTCGAAGCGGTAAAGACGGCCAAAAAATACGGCACGATCGTCTCGTATGACCTGAATTACCGCCCGAGCCTCTGGAAGTCCATCGGCGGCAAAGTAAAAGCTCAGCAGGTCAACAGGTCGATAGCAACCTATATTGATGTCATGATGGGCAACGAAGAGGATTTCACCGCATGTCTGGGGCTCGATGTGGCAGGCCTCGATAAGCACATATCAAAGATAGACCCGGGCAACTTCAAGAAGATGATCCTCGAAGCTGTAAAACAGTTTCCAAACTTCCAGGCCGTAGCAACGACCCTGAGAAACGCCAAAACTGCCGGTATAAACGACTGGGGAGCAATACTTTATGTTGATGGAAATTTTCATGAGGCCCTGCTTCGTGAAAATCTCGAGATATACGATCGTGTCGGCGGCGGAGACAGCTTTGCTTCGGGGCTTATTTACGGCCTGATGGAAGGCAGATCCGGCGATGAAGCCGTAAATTATGGTGCCGCCCACGGGGCGCTGGCCATGACAACACCCGGCGATACAACCACTGCGAGCCTGGAAGAAGTTGAAAAGGTAATGGCAGGCGGAACCGCAAGAGTGGACAGGTAG
- a CDS encoding 3-ketoacyl-ACP reductase, whose product MSDKPTAIVTGASRGIGRAIAIELASLGYNIIINYFDFKDSQPDDTAAAAAVEEVQKLTVQAYALRGDISRSEDRQRLIDFTKEHFGRCDMLVNNAGVAPARRQDILEAGEESYERVMNINLKGPYFLTQLAANWMIEQKQSNPDRNFRICTTSSVSAYTSSPARGEYCLSKAGLSMMTKLYADRLAEYNIGVFEIRPGIIMTDMTSIVKEKYDKLIAEGITPIKRWGYPEDIAKAVGAIAEGRLDFSTGQVINVDGGFHLRRL is encoded by the coding sequence ATGTCAGATAAACCTACAGCAATAGTTACCGGGGCAAGCCGGGGCATCGGCAGGGCAATAGCGATTGAGCTTGCTTCACTCGGGTATAATATCATCATAAACTACTTTGATTTCAAAGATTCCCAGCCCGATGACACTGCAGCGGCGGCGGCTGTTGAAGAAGTGCAGAAACTCACGGTACAGGCTTATGCACTTCGCGGCGACATAAGCAGATCAGAAGACAGGCAGCGGCTTATTGATTTTACAAAAGAACATTTCGGCCGCTGCGACATGCTCGTTAACAACGCAGGAGTCGCCCCTGCCCGGCGGCAGGATATACTCGAAGCCGGAGAGGAAAGTTATGAGAGGGTAATGAATATAAACCTTAAAGGGCCTTACTTTCTTACTCAGCTTGCCGCTAACTGGATGATTGAGCAGAAGCAGTCAAACCCTGACCGCAACTTCCGGATATGCACAACCAGCAGTGTTTCGGCATACACATCAAGCCCGGCGAGAGGTGAATACTGCCTGAGCAAGGCGGGTTTAAGCATGATGACTAAGCTCTATGCCGACAGGCTCGCCGAATACAATATTGGTGTCTTTGAGATTCGCCCCGGCATAATCATGACTGACATGACAAGCATTGTTAAAGAAAAATACGACAAGCTGATTGCAGAGGGAATAACCCCCATAAAAAGGTGGGGATATCCTGAAGATATCGCAAAGGCGGTTGGTGCCATAGCCGAGGGCAGGCTCGATTTTTCCACAGGTCAGGTGATAAATGTTGACGGCGGATTTCATCTCAGGCGGCTTTAA
- a CDS encoding uroporphyrinogen decarboxylase family protein encodes MNSRELLNRKLAGEKVERLLFCPAVYEHKARLINSSPSIIAQDVDRLAEALAAEYETYRPDVLTVGVDIYNVEAQSLGAEVVFSDSMDEVPNLRQRILEKPDFSKLPKVNEALEKGRIRMFVEAARRVSKMFGSEVHVRGGLSGPYSIAASLMGIEPLIMASFTDPESLADLLDHCSGLAFEFGRLYIEAGCGVCLFDSQAVPPLLSPDMFRKMILPHVKKLFRDYKASGADLIEYVTGGDTTAISGELFETGADIILSDFSSDMRVFIKKSQRYNTLIRRNISPISIEAGIDAADEEIRAVKTAASENNNIIAGTGVLSCNVSPDNIIKTRKILLDEE; translated from the coding sequence ATGAATTCAAGAGAACTGTTAAACAGGAAACTGGCCGGTGAAAAAGTCGAAAGGCTTTTGTTCTGCCCTGCAGTTTATGAGCACAAAGCCAGGCTCATAAACTCGAGCCCTTCAATTATCGCACAGGATGTTGATAGGCTGGCAGAGGCTCTTGCCGCAGAATATGAAACCTACAGGCCGGATGTTTTGACTGTCGGGGTTGACATATACAATGTCGAGGCCCAGTCTCTCGGTGCTGAAGTTGTGTTCAGTGATTCGATGGATGAAGTTCCTAATCTCAGGCAGAGAATTCTGGAAAAACCTGATTTCTCAAAGCTGCCCAAGGTTAATGAGGCACTTGAAAAGGGTCGAATAAGAATGTTCGTTGAGGCCGCCCGCAGGGTCAGCAAAATGTTCGGCTCAGAGGTGCATGTCCGGGGCGGTTTGAGCGGGCCGTATTCCATAGCCGCTTCTCTGATGGGAATCGAGCCGCTGATAATGGCCTCTTTTACCGATCCTGAATCTCTGGCGGATCTTCTCGACCACTGCAGCGGGCTTGCTTTTGAGTTCGGTAGGCTGTATATAGAGGCGGGCTGCGGAGTATGCCTGTTCGATTCACAGGCAGTGCCGCCGCTGCTGTCACCGGATATGTTCAGAAAGATGATTCTTCCGCATGTTAAAAAATTATTCCGGGATTACAAGGCCTCCGGAGCAGATCTTATAGAGTATGTCACCGGCGGGGATACAACAGCCATATCGGGAGAACTTTTCGAAACGGGAGCTGATATAATCCTGAGTGATTTCAGCTCGGATATGAGAGTATTCATCAAAAAGTCTCAAAGATACAATACTCTTATCCGCCGCAACATATCTCCCATCTCGATTGAAGCGGGTATAGATGCGGCCGATGAGGAGATCAGGGCGGTCAAGACTGCCGCGTCTGAAAATAATAACATAATTGCCGGAACGGGCGTGCTCTCATGTAACGTTTCGCCGGACAACATAATAAAAACACGAAAAATATTATTAGATGAGGAATAA
- a CDS encoding FAD-binding protein encodes MTTRKINGQDVKIHRFNTVVVGAGAAGMNCAKKLYEYMDQNGVDNPQERIAVVTAGKALGASRMSGSDKQTYYKMGTSPDVADSAESFAKSLTAGGCCHADLALAEGIGSLRGFYNLVEAGVPFPSDSMGIYVGYKTDHDPYERATSAGPKTSKFMSECLEKIITRYGITIYDHQEAVEFITRGEGDNKRILGLITINKKQLHGDNLGLSVFLADNFVLAAGGPGALYKTSVYPKGQTGMHGIAFKAGLAAENFTESQFGLASIKFRWNVSGTYMQAIPRIFSTDAEGNDEREFLTGFFPSMSRMATDIFLKGYQWPFDPQRIENYQSSLIDVVVFNETQKGRRVFMDFLRNPVGNLGMDEFRFEDLGPEALDYLKAASALQSLPIERLEHMNSPAIDIYKEHDIDLYSEPLEIAVCAQHNNGGFAINKWWESNIRHTFVIGEMAGSHGVKRPGGSALNAGQVGAQRAAEFIVNAYGSDITVPDDVDKEIAAAIKSLDILRGSGPAPVEAIKQIQQRMTAFGGHIRKLANVRKAFKEALELFQSIQLCGLAVNNESSLITAVQARHISLACVASLKAVMDLLEAGSGSRGSHLVLAGDGIEVHPDIKDPDTGETLRFKPENLKLRDSVMRIVFDPANENFFTSETVPVRMAPSERKAFEPAWADYRNGRIYS; translated from the coding sequence ATGACTACAAGAAAAATAAACGGTCAGGATGTCAAAATACACAGGTTCAATACAGTAGTCGTCGGCGCCGGTGCAGCCGGCATGAACTGCGCAAAGAAACTGTATGAATATATGGATCAGAATGGTGTAGATAATCCTCAGGAAAGAATAGCGGTGGTTACTGCCGGCAAAGCCCTTGGCGCATCCCGCATGAGCGGATCTGATAAGCAGACATACTATAAGATGGGCACCAGCCCGGATGTCGCCGACAGCGCTGAGAGTTTTGCGAAAAGCCTTACCGCCGGCGGATGTTGCCACGCAGATCTGGCTCTGGCAGAGGGGATCGGCTCGCTTCGGGGGTTTTATAACCTTGTAGAAGCCGGAGTACCTTTCCCCAGTGACTCTATGGGTATCTATGTCGGCTACAAGACCGATCACGACCCGTACGAACGCGCCACTTCGGCAGGTCCCAAGACAAGCAAATTCATGAGCGAGTGCCTTGAAAAGATTATAACGCGTTATGGAATAACAATCTACGACCACCAGGAAGCAGTTGAATTCATAACCCGCGGCGAGGGCGATAATAAAAGAATCTTAGGGCTGATTACGATAAACAAAAAGCAGCTGCATGGTGATAATCTGGGATTAAGCGTGTTCCTCGCCGACAATTTCGTGCTTGCTGCCGGCGGCCCAGGTGCGTTGTATAAGACAAGTGTCTATCCTAAGGGCCAGACTGGAATGCACGGCATAGCTTTCAAAGCGGGCCTTGCCGCGGAGAACTTCACAGAGTCACAGTTTGGCCTGGCCAGCATAAAATTCCGCTGGAATGTCTCCGGTACCTACATGCAGGCAATACCCAGGATATTCAGCACCGACGCCGAGGGCAATGACGAGCGTGAATTTCTCACGGGTTTCTTTCCTTCGATGAGCAGGATGGCAACGGATATCTTTCTCAAAGGATACCAGTGGCCGTTCGATCCTCAGCGGATTGAGAATTATCAGTCTTCGCTTATAGATGTTGTCGTATTTAACGAGACGCAAAAGGGCAGGCGTGTTTTTATGGATTTTCTGCGTAACCCTGTCGGAAATCTGGGGATGGATGAATTCAGGTTTGAGGATCTTGGGCCGGAGGCCCTTGATTATTTAAAGGCCGCCTCAGCGTTGCAGAGCCTGCCCATTGAACGGCTTGAGCATATGAATTCTCCGGCGATTGATATTTACAAAGAGCATGATATTGACCTCTATTCTGAGCCGCTTGAAATTGCTGTCTGCGCACAACATAACAATGGGGGCTTCGCGATCAACAAATGGTGGGAGTCTAATATCAGGCACACGTTCGTCATAGGCGAGATGGCGGGGTCTCACGGCGTGAAGCGTCCCGGCGGTTCCGCCCTGAACGCCGGTCAGGTTGGCGCCCAGCGTGCGGCAGAATTTATCGTAAACGCGTACGGCTCTGATATAACTGTCCCGGATGATGTGGATAAAGAAATTGCCGCGGCGATCAAATCGCTTGATATACTGCGGGGCAGCGGTCCGGCTCCGGTTGAGGCAATAAAGCAGATACAGCAGAGGATGACAGCTTTCGGCGGGCATATACGCAAGCTTGCAAATGTCAGAAAAGCCTTCAAAGAAGCCCTTGAGCTGTTCCAAAGCATTCAATTATGCGGTCTTGCCGTCAACAACGAGTCAAGCCTGATAACTGCGGTTCAGGCAAGACACATTTCGCTTGCCTGCGTAGCTTCGCTCAAGGCTGTCATGGACCTGTTAGAGGCAGGTTCCGGTTCGAGAGGCTCACATCTGGTTCTTGCTGGTGACGGAATCGAGGTTCATCCTGATATTAAGGATCCTGATACCGGTGAAACACTCCGATTCAAGCCCGAAAATCTCAAGCTGCGGGATTCTGTTATGCGTATTGTATTTGATCCTGCCAATGAGAATTTCTTTACATCAGAAACAGTGCCGGTTAGAATGGCCCCCTCAGAGCGAAAAGCGTTTGAACCGGCCTGGGCCGATTATCGAAACGGCAGAATATACAGCTGA
- a CDS encoding Gfo/Idh/MocA family protein has product MKRIKIAIVGLHYGKHIIETQILSGKASDFFELTAVCSLEKDDVSEVAVRYGVRGFTDLDEMLREGDFECVGLFTGPAGRADQIKAIVRAGKDIITTKPFEESSSSAKKALRELVNLNKVLCTNSPYPIMPDDIKQIYAWIEKYDLGRAISAQCFTWANYREKHDGSWYDQRELCPVAPVFRIGIYALNDLIQLFGAIESVSVVESRIFTERPTPDNANMSLKFSNGLIANVLASFCIGDDSPYPDSMVLGFENGVIYRNVGPQAIWPRKEIEMTVQAKTVSDKIVTERKTICSEKLSGAYLWGNYYDMIKNREVPSPDYVERLLGSIKVFETVNRSYNLNDIRTDKVCENVEDYDLSLV; this is encoded by the coding sequence ATGAAAAGAATAAAAATAGCTATTGTTGGTCTGCATTACGGCAAGCATATTATAGAAACCCAGATTCTTTCCGGGAAAGCATCGGATTTTTTTGAATTAACAGCGGTTTGCAGTCTTGAAAAGGACGATGTCAGTGAGGTTGCCGTCAGATATGGTGTAAGAGGATTTACCGATCTTGACGAAATGCTTCGTGAAGGGGATTTTGAATGTGTCGGGCTTTTCACAGGTCCGGCCGGCAGAGCAGACCAGATAAAAGCTATCGTCAGAGCCGGCAAAGACATAATCACCACCAAGCCATTCGAAGAATCTTCCAGTTCTGCAAAAAAAGCTTTGAGAGAACTTGTAAATTTAAATAAGGTCTTATGTACCAATTCACCTTACCCCATAATGCCTGATGATATAAAGCAGATTTATGCGTGGATAGAAAAGTATGATCTTGGGCGTGCGATTTCGGCCCAGTGTTTTACATGGGCTAATTATCGCGAAAAACATGACGGCAGCTGGTATGATCAGCGAGAATTGTGCCCTGTTGCTCCGGTGTTTCGCATAGGGATTTACGCTCTCAACGACCTGATTCAGCTTTTTGGAGCCATAGAAAGCGTAAGTGTTGTGGAGTCCAGAATATTTACAGAGAGACCCACGCCAGACAACGCCAATATGTCATTGAAGTTTTCGAATGGGCTGATAGCGAATGTGTTGGCGTCGTTTTGCATAGGCGATGACAGTCCGTATCCAGACAGCATGGTCTTAGGTTTTGAAAATGGAGTTATTTACAGAAATGTTGGACCGCAAGCAATCTGGCCTCGCAAAGAAATTGAGATGACAGTCCAGGCTAAAACTGTATCGGACAAAATTGTTACCGAAAGGAAAACTATCTGCTCTGAAAAACTCAGCGGGGCATATCTGTGGGGGAATTATTATGATATGATAAAAAATCGTGAAGTGCCTTCACCCGATTATGTAGAAAGACTGCTGGGTTCAATAAAGGTTTTTGAAACGGTAAACAGGTCTTATAATCTTAATGATATTCGAACAGATAAAGTATGTGAAAATGTTGAAGATTATGATTTATCTTTAGTTTAG